Within Coffea arabica cultivar ET-39 chromosome 4e, Coffea Arabica ET-39 HiFi, whole genome shotgun sequence, the genomic segment TAGACCTGCTTCAACCCTTGCAGGCCTACACCCCCTTCATCCTTCGGCCGACACAGATCTGCCCAACGTATCCAATGGAACTTGTCCCCCGAATTCGAAGATCCCCACAAGAACTTGGCGAACAATCTCTCAATGACCATCAATATCCCTTTTGGAGGGGACGCGGCTGCTAGCAAGTGAATTGGCATAGATGCTAGCACGTTCTGAATCAACACCACCCTGCCCCCTGGCGATAAAATCTGGTTCTTCCAAGACAAAATTCGATTCGCCACCGCATTGTATGTATCCGTATAGTAAACCTTCTTGCTCCTTCCGGCATACAAGGGACAACCAAGGTACCGTATCGGAAAGGCTCGTTTATTATACCCCAATATCTGGTTAACAACCGCTGCCCTCTGAGATGGTGCCCGTGAATGAGTAAGGAAACAACTCTTCTGAGGGTTGAGCCGCTGACCTGATACTGCACTATAATCATCCAGAACCCGTTTAATCAGACGTAGGGATGACTTGCCCCCACTGGAAAAGATAATCACGTCATCGGCGAATGCCAAATGCGTAATTATAGGACAATGAGAAGGTACTTTAAACGGAGTAAATCCCCTTTGTGTGAGTAGCGTGTTAAGGGCTCTAGACAATACCTCGACTCCAATAACGAATAAGGCTAGTGAAATGGGATCCCCTTGCCGTAAACCCCGTGAAGATCTGAAAAAGCCGTGCGAACCGCCATTAACAAGTACCAAGAACCACACATTCGATATTAAGCTCCAGATCATATCTATCCAGGTCTCACTGAATCCGAAATACCGTAGCACCTGTAGGAGAAAAGGCCATGAGACTCTATCATAAGCCTTCATCATATCTAACTTGATGACAATGTTACCACCCCGATTTGATTTCCTGATATCGGCTACTAATTCCTGAGCTAACAAGAAATTATCTGTAATCTGCCTCCCTTGGACAAACCCGCTTTGCTGTGGAGATATAATCCGGGGTAATGTAATCGCCAACCTTGCAGATAACAGCTTGGAGATGATTTTGTTAGTAAAGTTGCACAGACTAATCGGCCGAAAATGCTTAAAATCTTGGGGGTTCTCCACTTTGAGGTAGCCGTGATACTCCTAGGTAATTCAGCATCGCAGAAAAAACTGACAACCGCTCGGTATATATCTGATGCCATCACATCCCAAGCAAAGGTAAAGAATTTTCCGGTAAACCCGTCCGGGCCTGCTGCGCTCTCTCCATCCATAGCAAAGACTATGTCTTTAACTTCTGTAAGAGATGGAATGTCCGTTAACCGTGAGTTTTCCTGGTCCGTTATCAGTTTCGGTATGATCTCCAGACCGGTAAGGGAGGGAAGATCCCTCTCTGCCGTGAAAAGGTCCTTAAAGAAACCCACCGCTGCCTCCCCAATTTGGCATTCCCCCTCGATCCACTCCATCGGTACTCTTGACTCGATGAATTACTGCCCTACGCCTCCTTTCCGTAACCAAGGAATGAAAATATTTGGTGTTCCTATCTCCGTCCGAAAGCCACCTCACCCACGTCTTTTGTCTCCAAAAACCCTCCTCAACTACAAGCGCTCGGCGCAACCGAGCCCGAGCATGGTGTAACTCGCTCCGCCGTTGCTCAGTAGGATCCAAGTCGTATGCTGTCTCAGCCTCGGTTACCACACGCTCTGCACTATGTGCCCCTTCAAAAATATCCCCGAATATCGTCCTAGACCATAGTTTGAGGGCATTTTTAACATTCCTCAATTTCAAAACCAATACTTGCAAAGAAGAGCCATTGACTGGATGAACCCAACAATCCTTGATAACCCCCAGCAAATCAGGATGAGTGGTCCAGATGTTTAAGAAACGAAACGGCCTGGGTTTGTTGTCTACCCTCGTACCCACCGATAGCAACAAGGGAGCATGATCCGACGGGTCACGGCCTAAATGTTGCACCATGATTTGGTACGGAAGCTCCAAAGCACGCCCACACAGAAGTAAGCGATCCAGACGCTTCCAGATCCGTACTGTTCCCAAACGATTATTACACCAGGTATATCTTGATCCAGAGAATCCCGCATCACTAACACCGGCCACCGCCATAAAATTCAGAAAGTCTGATCCCTCCGACGGTCTAAATGGCAATCCACCCCTCTTCTCCTCGGTATTTGTGACCACATTGAAATTTCCCACCAAAAACCAAGGGTTGAAGGCTGGTTTATCCCGCAAAAGTGCATTCCACAAATCCTCTCTGTCCCGCTCCGTACACTTCGCGTGTATATAAGACAAAATAATGAAGTCTTGGAAAATATGAGATTGCACTCTAATAGTTAAATGTTGGGGAGACTCCCCAGTAATCTGACATGTAAACAACGACCGGTAGAAAACTCAAACAGAACCCCAATGATTGAACATGCAACAATCCATCCCCAATTTAATTCTAATATCCGTAATCGACTCCACCCTCAACTTAGGTTCAACAACAATCACCAATTGAAGATCATACAGTTTAATAAGTTTTCTTAACCGTCTTAAATTAGGAGCACGAGCTACCTCTCTTATATTCCAAAAAAGTAACTTAATCATCAGAAAGGACAGAAAAAGAATTTGTTGAAGAACTAACCGTGGAGCGTAGTGTTCTATCTGACGGGAGACCAGCCCGGAGACCACACAACCTTGCATCCATTTGCTCCTTGCGAAGCACTTCTTCCTGTTCCAGGGTACCAGAAACCACCCCCGTGTCTATATGCCCGGTCTCTAGTGATGACTCTTGCTGTCGGACAAGATCCTTGCCCCTAGGGGAGAGGGTACCCACCCTTTGTTGAGTATCCTGTATGTCTTCAACTTGCCCTTCAGCAGAACGCACGACCACCCTCGCGGGCAACCCACTTCCCGCATCCTCAGAACCTTCCTCTCCTTTCTCATGTCGCAACACCGCCTCGATACCTTCAACCGCCACCGTCCCACAGTCCACCTCCGTTTTCCTCTCCTGCTGCACTGGTATAGTAGCACTGGACTGCTGCACCTGGTCCCCTTGCTCAGGCCCGTGAGACGTACCACCTGGTGACTGATCGTGAGCAACTAGCTCTTTGCCAGCCACAGTCCCATTAACTTCTCCCTTTGCCCCATCAATCGCTGCCGCATCTTGCATCAACACTGATGACCTTTCTCCATTACCCTCCAAAGGTCCATCAGGCATGTCTGTATTCGACGTCTTTGCCCACCGTAGTTGTGTTGTTCCAGTAGTCTTGGCATGGTGACCAGAGGCTCCTCGCAACTCAGGCTTTAAAACATGACAAGTCTCTACATCGTGACCTTGGCGGAAACAATGTGAGTAGTACCTTGGAAGGTTCTCTACCACCAGCTCTTGCCAAAAACCAGCGTGATTTCCATTGCCAATCTAAACCTGCGACGGTGTCGACCGCAACAAATCCATCTCAACACATACCCGTGACACACTTGACCGTGACACCGCCAGGGTAGCCACATCAACCAACAAAGGGTTACCTACCATAGAAGCAATCTGGAAAATCACCTCCTTATTGAAAAAGTGCAGCGGGAGTTTTGGTAATTGAAACCACAGCGGAACCACCGACGACTCCCTGTCAACATGGAAGTCCGTGGTCCATTTGAATACTCTCATGGGGAAGGAAGACACATACCAGATCCTCCTAAACCATACACGATGGAAATCAGCTTCATTGTTCAACTGAATTAACACATGTCTTACGTCCAACAAGCCCACCACCGGGTTCTCACGTAAATCCAGTGATGCAATGAACTTCCTCACCTCCTCCAACTTCGGTCTTCCTCTAGAGAATTTCCCAATCAATGCGAAACGAAATGGACTGGCCAGAGCTTCGACCGCTGCCTGTGGGAAAATCAACGCAGGTTCCCCTTTGTGTGTCGCCTCCTGTGCCGCAAAGGATAGCGTCGGTTGCTGTGAATTCTTCGTGAACAACTCTGAAAAGGATTTGCATTGAAAGGTAGGGGGGCAGGCTGCCCTCCATCAGGTGGCCAGAGGGCAGCCATGGACTGCCACACCTGCCCAAGCCTCTCCTTGGAAACCTTAGCACCGAATCCttacctttttattttggaAAGAATGTAGAACTTTTTCTATTGAACCGAAATGGACTTCACCTTTGGCTACAAAACCAAATCCAGGTTACCATTTCCAAGGCTATTTTACTCTTTAGGCATTATGTCAGACATGTGGTATGCATGACTTAAGTTCCTCTGTTTCTTGAAGTTTAGCAGAATATAAAtcccaaaattttcaacaaacaaaggttgaaaagaaaaagatgaaaggAATACTAAAGAATACTAAAGATTATCTTCAATCACTGTcaaaatttcttttgaaatgaggAGGATTAATGCCCGGAAATAGCTTTAGATAGAAAAGAAGACTCACCGCCTGATGACACACCGCCCCTAGGATGATCGAAAACCTCTACTGGTAGAAGGAATAGATCAGCTCCCTTGGGATGATGCTGCCGGCAATGGTTTGAAAAGAAGACTCATATGCAGTTAATTGCATTTTTTAAACTTAGATTTAGTACTTAATAATTTAGGAAATTAATAGATTGAGACTtgagatttcagatttcagatttcaaatttttaattttcaaacttcaattttatcaaacgcattaTAAATTGAATGGTAGTCAATACACATGACACGCATGTAAGTTctctaaatacatttttaacaCGTTCAAAACTTACCATCCCCAAATCAATTAAGTAGCCTCTTtccatttggattgctatttttaggagtttttatttaaaaaaaaatgtattgtagCGATTaaatatatgtgaggtaaaaatgtgactgaaaaatgtattcacaaaaaaagtaaaacttttttctacaaaaaatcacaatccaaacaagaaaatGTGTAGGTTGTGGATTTTTTGTGCGAGAAAGGCTAGTTAATCTACAAGTATGATGGGTTTTGGATAAAATATTGAAAATGTCATTCGAGAACCAACTTGGCTCTCACGTGATTGATTGATTGAGAGAAAAAGGTTggaatgaaacaaaattttaacACAATTGCCTAGATAAAGCATTTTTAGGGTTTGATGGTAGACATgaaactttttaaatttttagtgACCTCCCATGCACTTTATCTAAAATTATATTATACTTGTATAATACATGTTATGTACTTATAATTCAGAAATAGCAAGTAGTGCATTTCATAATTTTATAGATTTGTGCTATAAAACAAATAAGGtgataaattttgaattaatctaaTGCCTCATGTACGTAGATAAGAGTTAAAATTGGTATTAATGTAGCAAACATTTTTAAAGTTGCGGTGACCTTAGCTATATATTTAGTTTCATAGCTTTCAAATATTTCGTACTATCGAAGTATGAATTTATATGCATAATTTTGCCAAACTTGCAATATTGCACTAAACTTTTGATGAcacttttgaaaaaatttgtatCAATTAAATTGAAATGGTTTCTATCAATTGAATTGAAATGGTTTCCTCATGAGTTTTGATTGAAAGTGCAGTTTTAAAATTAAACATTCCTATTTTATATATTTCTTCAATATCTTTTCTGGGATAGACTAATTAGCAGTATTGATAGGTATGTGCAGTTCATTACTATGTACCATGTCTGAACCTTTAGAATCGGAACCTATCAGTATTTTTCGAAATCTTGCGGCCATCTTAACTGTTATATCAATTTAATTCTTTATAGGTCTAATTATTCTATTAGAAACACTGGAGTCCTATACCGAGAACACCTAGAGTCAAATCAAGCCTACCAACAAACTAACAAGGCCTTCTATAGCTTACCAACGCTAGAATTAGAAAACTATATGCAGAACTAAATACAAATAAATAGATATAATGAAAGCAAG encodes:
- the LOC140005495 gene encoding uncharacterized protein, which produces MERGYLIDLGMHHPKGADLFLLPVEVFDHPRGGVSSGELFTKNSQQPTLSFAAQEATHKGEPALIFPQAAVEALASPFRFALIGKFSRGRPKLEEVRKFIASLDLRENPVVGLLDVRHVLIQLNNEADFHRVWFRRIWYVSSFPMRVFKWTTDFHVDRESSVVPLWFQLPKLPLHFFNKEVIFQIASMVGNPLLVDVATLAVSRSSVSRLVVENLPRYYSHCFRQGHDVETCHVLKPELRGASGHHAKTTGTTQLRWAKTSNTDMPDGPLEGNGERSSVLMQDAAAIDGAKGEVNGTVAGKELVAHDQSPGGTSHGPEQGDQVQQSSATIPVQQERKTEVDCGTVAVEGIEAVLRHEKGEEGSEDAGSGLPARVVVRSAEGQVEDIQDTQQRVGTLSPRGKDLVRQQESSLETGHIDTGVVSGTLEQEEVLRKEQMDARLCGLRAGLPSDRTLRSTITGESPQHLTIRVQSHIFQDFIILSYIHAKCTERDREDLWNALLRDKPAFNPWFLVGNFNVVTNTEEKRGGLPFRPSEGSDFLNFMAVAGVSDAGFSGSRYTWCNNRLGTVRIWKRLDRLLLCGRALELPYQIMVQHLGRDPSDHAPLLLSVGTRVDNKPRPFRFLNIWTTHPDLLGVIKDCWVHPVNGSSLQVLVLKLRNVKNALKLWSRTIFGDIFEGAHSAERVVTEAETAYDLDPTEQRRSELHHARARLRRALVVEEGFWRQKTWEYHGYLKVENPQDFKHFRPISLCNFTNKIISKLLSARLAITLPRIISPQQSGFVQGRQITDNFLLAQELVADIRKSNRGGNIVIKLDMMKAYDRVSWPFLLQVLRYFGFSETWIDMIWSLISNVWFLVLVNGGSHGFFRSSRGLRQGDPISLALFVIGVEVLSRALNTLLTQRGFTPFKVPSHCPIITHLAFADDVIIFSSGGKSSLRLIKRVLDDYSAVSGQRLNPQKSCFLTHSRAPSQRAAVVNQILGYNKRAFPIRYLGCPLYAGRSKKVYYTDTYNAVANRILSWKNQILSPGGRVVLIQNVLASMPIHLLAAASPPKGILMVIERLFAKFLWGSSNSGDKFHWIRWADLCRPKDEGGVGLQGLKQGRLPLMDRLKRFGVCGPSRCLCCQNPQEENLNHVFCSREGARLVWRHFESTVGEFSGMHTVRNMVWSCWLRRGTNDRVKFLQNILPSVVCWVLWKSRFPGVQCSSPTWEELLLELGSLQRRMVIRLVYWVTPREGYKLNSDGCSRGNPGRSGGGGLVRDSRGNFVFGYAEPFGVITSMQAELRALLWGIRLCVIRECLELHLEADSLTLVQIIQGTSACLWRLQRDLDELMIFK